TCGAGGACCCCTCTGCGGTCGCGGACGCCATCGCGTCGGTTCGTGCGGCACTCGTCGAACACGCAGCAGACCACGGGTATCGCATCGCTGCGGCGGGTCTGCACCCGGCGGCGAAGTGGCGAGAACTCGACCACGCGACGAAACCGCGCTATCAGGCGCAACTCGACCGGATTCAGTACCCACAGCACCGAAATACGACTGCGGGCCTGCACGTCCACGTCGGCGTCGACGACGCCGACAAGGCGGTCTGGATTGCCAACGAACTCCGGTGGTACCTCGCGCCACTCCTCGCCCTCTCGGCGAACTCTCCGTTCTGGAACGGATTCGACACCGGCCTCGCATCTGCGCGGGCCAAGATTTTCGAGAACCTCCCCAACACAGGGATGCCGACGGCGTTCGACGACTTCGAGGACTTCCAGACGTTCGAACGCCGGATGGTCGAGTACGGGTCGATAGACGACCGCGGCGAACTCTGGTACGACGTTCGCCCCCACACGGGCCACGGGACGGTCGAGATTCGAACGCCGGACGGCCAGACCGACCCGCAACGAGTGGCCGACTTCGTCGAGTACGTCCACGCACTCGTCTTGGATCTCGCCGACCGATACGAGTCGGGCGAGGCAGGGCACGAGATTCGACGTGAGATACTCGACGAGAACAAGTGGCGGGCGACGCGCTACGGCCGAGAGGCGAGTTTCATGACGCCCGACGCTGAGAACACCATCGACCTCGAAACGTTCGTCGAAGACGAGTCCGAGCGTCTCGGTGTGGACGGTCTCCGGTCACTCTTCGACGCCGAATCGGGGACCGAAATCCAACGCCGCATCCACGAGGAGTCTGGACTCGACGCGCTGTGTGAGTACCTGACGCTCGACTAGGGACACTCGGGAACGGCCTCTCGAACTACGGGCGCACGAAAACAATAGCGAGACTTGACAGGAAACATTTTTTACCGCCTGTGATTTGTCCTTTTTCGTAGCACAAATGTCTGCGGATCAGAGCACTGAGGGGCAAGTCGAATCGACAGACGAAGAGCACACTGACGGGCCAGCAGACTGCGCCGTCTCCGAATTCGACGATGGGTTGGTGGACCTTCTCGCGTGGATTCTCGACACC
The genomic region above belongs to Haloferax marinisediminis and contains:
- a CDS encoding glutamate--cysteine ligase, with product MELGSADAFDRMGTLGVEEEFYIVDADGRPTSGIDDLVYGPEPPEPLVGRLDHELFEFTIETQTPLIEDPSAVADAIASVRAALVEHAADHGYRIAAAGLHPAAKWRELDHATKPRYQAQLDRIQYPQHRNTTAGLHVHVGVDDADKAVWIANELRWYLAPLLALSANSPFWNGFDTGLASARAKIFENLPNTGMPTAFDDFEDFQTFERRMVEYGSIDDRGELWYDVRPHTGHGTVEIRTPDGQTDPQRVADFVEYVHALVLDLADRYESGEAGHEIRREILDENKWRATRYGREASFMTPDAENTIDLETFVEDESERLGVDGLRSLFDAESGTEIQRRIHEESGLDALCEYLTLD